The Sagittula stellata E-37 sequence TTCGTCATCCGTGGGATCGAATTCGAGCTCTTTGGTCAGCACGTAGTTGACGTTGTAGGTCCAAAGCGGCACCCAATAGGCTTCGTCCGCGATCTTGGCGTGGGCTTTCGAATAAAGCTCTTTGCGCTCGGCGCGGTCTGTGGTGGCGCCTGCGGTTTTCACCCATTCGATGACCTCGGGGTCCATCGCATCGTCGAGCGGCCCGCCGGTGAAGAATTCACCCGTGATCGCGGAGACGTCCGCCAGCGAGTACGAACCCCAGGTCTGGAAGGAAATCGGGACTTCCTTCTTCTCGCGCTTTTCACGCAGGGCTGCGTACTTCAGGTAGTTGAAGTTGGTCTTGATCCCGACCTCGTTCAGGAACCCCATGAGCGCCTCGGCATAGGGGCGGTCGCGGTAGGCGTAGAAGTCGATCTCGAACCCGTCCGGGTAGCCCGCTTCGGCCAGCAGGGCCTTGGCTTTTTCCGGATCGTAATCGTAGGTCGTCACGCTCAGGTCACAGCCGAACTGGATCGGGGCGCAGCCCGCGTTGACCACTTCGGACGAGCCTTTGACCAGCGCATCGACAATCGCCTGACGGTCGATGGCGTGGTAGATCGCCTGGCGGACTTTCGGATCGGTCATCGGGCCATCGGGATCGACGGCGCCTGCCGCATCCATCGAGATATAGCCGACGCGGATCGCCTGGGCGTTGACCACGTCAAAGCGGTCGTCCATCTCGGCCAGCTTTTCGGCCTGGTCCGCGGGAACGTTCCACAAGAAGTCGAGCCCGCCGTTGAACAGCTCCGCGACCTGGGTGTTCATGTCGGGGATCGTCTTGACCTCGATCTTGCCGATCTGCGCTTCACCCTTCGGGCTGTCGTGGTAGTCTTCGTACTTGGACAGCTCGTAAAGCTGGCCCGGCTCGACCCGATCGACCTTGTAGGGGCCGGTGCCGATGGGGGCCGTTGCCATGCCGGTCGGGCCAACCTCGGCGTAATATTCATCCGGGTACATGACGACCGGGCCGGCCAGATATTCCTCGGCGGGCGGGAAGGGTGCGACCAGGTTGATGCGCACGGTGTAATCGTCGATCTTCTCGGCGCTTTTCATCCAGTTGACGTTGGCCGAGACTTTGACCCCGTTTTCCGGGTCGGTCACATAGTTGACCGTGTAGACCACGTCGTCTGCATTGAAGGGCTCGCCATTGTGGAACTTGACGTCTTCGCGCAGCTTGAACTCGACCGTGACATCGTCGATCCACGTCCATTCCGTCGCCAGGTTGCCTTTGAATTCGCCGGTCTCAGGGTCGCGAAACAAAAGTCCGTCCCAGACCGCGCGGGAGATCAGGATGCCTTCCCGGGCCGAGTTGAAGTAGTTGTCGACCGATTCCAGCTCTTTCAGAAACGCCAGGCGGAGCGTGTCGTCGGCCTTGTCGGCAAAGGCGGGCGCGGCGAATGCCAGGCTCAACGCTGTGCCCATCATCAGGGTCTTGAGTTTCATGGTAGTCCTCTCTGTTGGTGTTCGTGGCGTGTATTTTTCTTGGTTATCCTTGTATACAACATGAGAGGATTGTAATCCGTCAAGTGACTCCTGAAGTTTTTGAACTTTCGACGCGCAACAAATAGGCAATGGCTACGATTTGAGCGCTGCGGCCGCTTTGGCGCTATCGCACAGTTTGTCCGGCGCTGGCCGGTGCCATCGCGACGTGGTCTGTGCTGGCCGTCGTTGTCCCGCGCCTAAGAGGCTACGGCCTTGAGGCTCGCCATCAGGCTCTGGAACCGTTCACCCTGTACGGCCACATGGTTGCGCAGTGCATTGGCGGCAGCAACGGAATCGCCCTCGGCCAGTGCCGCGACAATGATCTCATGTTCGGACATGGATTGCTTCAGCCGGCCCCGGAAGCGCAGTTGCTGACGCCGGAAGGGGCGCAGGCGTTTGTGCAGTTTCAGGCTTTCCTGTTCGAGAAAGCTGTTGCCGGATTCCCGGTAGATCGTTGCATGAAAGCGTGCGTTTTCAGCGTAGTACAGGTCGGTATCCTGCGCATCCGAGGCCGCCTGACAACGCCTGTTGGCTTCGCGCAGTTCTTCGAGCGCCTCGTTCGACATCCGCCTGGCAGCGAGGCGGGCGCAAACGGCTTCAAGCTCCGCCATGACCTCGAACATCTCCAGCAGTTCCAGCGGTCCGGGCTGGCGAACAAAGGCGCCGCGCCGCGGGATCAGTGTCACCAGCCCGGAGCTTTCCAGCCGTTGCAGCGCCTCGCGTAGGGGCGTGCGGGACACACCGAACTGCTCTGCCAGCCGCACCTCATCCAAGCGATCACCGTCGGCGAAGGTGCCGTCGAAGATCATTTTCTCAAGAGAATTCGCGATATTCACTGCGCTGCGCTGTTCCATTCAAAAAAGCTAGCCGGGGGATTGCGTGCGCGCAACAACTAATGCCTTGTATACAAAAACATTGACCTGTGAAACACGGCGCACCTATGATCGAAGTCGAAAGCCGTTCCTTCGGCGTTTGCCTTCGTTGACGTAGCCCACGGAAATCAGGCGACTATCCCAAGCCACGGCGCGCAACGTAGGAATGAGACCCTTGCGACAAGGACCTTCGACATGACGCTATTGGCCGACTTTCTGTCTACCATGCTTGATCGCCGGTCCCGCGCAGCGGGGCATGGGCGGGCGTCTTCGCGTCCGGTCGAGCGCCTCATGGCCGATCTTTTGGGCAGTGCGGGCGAAATGTCCGAACTCGCGCTGGCACAGGACATTCTGGACCACTACGCCAGTCTCGATGACGCCGGGAAACTGGACTTCCTCGGGCACCTTGCCCATGACATGAACATCGACCCCGAAGCCGTACGTTCGGCCCTGGAGGCCTACGAACAGGCCCCGTCGAAACGGAGTTACCGCGCCTTCATGCAAGCCGCCGAACCACCTCGGCAAGAGCTGATCCGTCGCCTGAACCGGGTGCCAGGCGCCACCGGTGCGCTGGTGGGGATGCGCGCCGATCTGTTGCGGCTGTCGGGCGACGATCCCGAACTGGCGGCGCTGGATCTGGACTTTCGGCATCTCTTTGCCTCTTGGTTCAACCGCGGGTTCCTCGTGCTCCGACCGATAAGTTGGGAAAGCCCGGCTCATATACTGGAAAAGATCACCGCCTACGAAGCGGTTCACGCGATCCAAAGCTGGGACGATCTGCGCCGCCGCCTGCGGCCCCGGGACCGCCGGTGCTTTGCCTTCTTCCATCCCGCAATGCCGGACGAGCCGCTGATCTTCGTTGAAGTGGCCCTCACCAAGGGCATTCCCGGGTCCGTTCAGGCGTTGCTGACCGAAAACCGAACGACGCTTGCCCCCGAGACCTGTGACACGGCGGTCTTCTATTCCATCTCGAACTGTCAGGCCGGGCTTGCGAGCGTGTCCTTCGGCAACTCGCTGATCAAGCAGGTTGCGGCCGATCTGTCGGCAGAATTGCCGGGGCTGACCCGCTTCGTCACGCTTTCGCCGATCCCGCTGCTGACAACATGGGCCAAGGCCGAAGGCATCGCGATGCCGGACGATCCAGAGGCCCGTCGCGCACTGGCCGCGCATTACCTGCTGCACGCAAAGGAGCGGGGCAATGCGCCCTTCGATCCGGTGGCCCGGTTCCATCTGGGCAACGGAGCCCTCGTGCACGCGGTTCATGCCGATGCCGACGCGTCGCCCAACGGGCAGGCGCAGTCGGGTGGTGTGATGGTCAATTATCTCTACGATCTGGCGCAGGTCGCGGCCCATCACGAAGACTTCCAAACCAAGCAGAAAATCACGGCCAGCTCCGAGGTGACCTCGCTGGCAAAGGCAGGCGCCCAAGCGGTGACGGCGGAAAGGTAAGACAATGGCCAACCCTCTTTACGATACCCTTTTTGGCGCTCATGCGGGAAGCGAGGCCCCGTTCCTCTATTTGCCCGATGGCAACAAGATCACCTACGCCGGGTTTCTGGAGAGCAGCGCCCAGATCGCGCATGTGCTGACAGGGCTTGGGCTGTGGGCGGGTGACAGGGTCGCGCTTCAGGTGCAGAAATCGCCGCAGGCGCTGGCGGTTTTCGCGGCCTGCGTGCAGGCGGGGCTGGTGCTTTTGCCGCTGAACACCGCATACACCACTGAAGAGCTGACCTATTTCATTGAAAACAGCGGCGCCGCGCTGGTGATCATCGACAGCGGCAAGCTGGAGGCGCTGGCCCCCGTGGCAGAAGGGCTGGGCGCCAGGGTCGAAACGCTGAATGCGGATGGAAGCGGATCGCTGACCGACAAGGCCGCGCAGGCCCCGCGCCAGTTCGACACCGTGCCGCGCGGCGAAGACGATCTTGCGGCATTCCTTTATACCTCGGGAACCACGGGCCGCTCCAAGGGCGCAATGCTGACCCAGGCGAACCTGTTGTCGAATGCGCGGACGCTGGTTCAGGAATGGCGGTTCACGGCGGATGACGTTTTGCTGCATGCCCTGCCGATTTTTCACACGCATGGGCTGTTCGTGGCGACCAACGTGACGCTGGTGGCCGGGGGCAGCATGATCTTCCTGCCCGGCTTCGATCTCGATCAGATCCTGGCGCAGATGCCCAAGGCCACGGCGATGATGGGGGTGCCCACCTTCTACACGCGCCTGCTGGACGATCCGCGTTTCACGCGCGGGGCGGCGGTGCATATGCGGCTGTTCATCTCCGGCTCGGCGCCCCTTCTGGCGGAAACCCATGTCCAGTTCGAAGCCCTTACCGGTCAGCGCATCCTCGAACGCTATGGCATGACCGAAACCAACATGAACACCTCGAACCCCTATGACGGCGAACGCCGCGCGGGCACCGTCGGCTTTCCCTTGCCGGGGGTCGAGCTGAAGATCACCAATCCCGAGACGGGCGCGACTCTGCCGCAGGGCGAGGTCGGCGCGATCGAGGTGCGTGGCCCGAATGTCTTCAAGGGCTACTGGCAGATGCCGGAAAAGACTGCCGCCGAACTGCGCGAGGACGGCTTCTTCATCACCGGCGATCTGGGTGTGATCGACGCGGACGGATACGTGAGCATCGTGGGCCGTAGCAAGGATCTGATCATCTCGGGCGGCTACAACATCTACCCCAAGGAAATCGAATTGGTGCTGGATGAGCAGGACGGGGTTCTGGAAAGCGCCGTGATCGGCGTGCCGCATCGCGATTTCGGCGAAACCGTGGTGGGCGTTCTGGTGCCGCGAAATGGCGCGACGCTGGATACCGACGCCATCATGGAAAAGATCCGGCAACCGCTCGCCCGGTTCAAGCACCCGCGCCGTCTTGTGGTGGTCGACAGCCTGCCGCGCAACACGATGGGCAAGGTGCAGAAGAACCTCCTGCGGGACGAATTCAAAGACCTGTTTGTGTAGCGTCTGAGGCGTTCGCCCCGGTCGAGGCGTTCGTGTCCGGCTTTGATCGGACCTGCGCATTGTATCCGGCGCCACGCATATCGTGGCGCCGGGCAGCGCTTCAGGCTGCGTGTCCGTCGTGATCGGCGAGGCATTCGTCGTGGTCGCGCAGCACCTCCAAAATCCGGCAATCGGCGACACGGTCCGTCCGGCATTCGCAGATCATCCGTTGCAACTCGGTGCGAAGCGCTTTGAGCCGGGCGAGGCGCTGCTCGACTTCTTTCAACTGCCTCTGCGCCACCGCGTCGACCTCCGCGCAGGAGCGTTCTGGGCTGTCGGAGAGATCCAGCAGTTCCCGGATCGCATCAAGCGGGAAACCAAGCTGGCGGGCATGGCGGATGAATGACAACCGGTCGAGTTCCGCGTCCCCGTAGCGGCGCTGACCGCCTTCCGTTCTGCCGGGTTCGGGCATGAGACCGATCTGTTCGTAGTAGCGGATCGTCTGAACCTTGGTGCCGGTCCGCTTGCCGAGGGTGCCGATGGTCAGCATGGGATGTCTCCTTTCGGTGCCGGATCCGTCTGCCTTCCAATGGGTTGTGCAGATTTTCTTGCGACAGGGCTTGAACCTACAGTGGCTGTAGCTCGTATATCGAAATCCGACCGCGACTCACAATGGATATTAGTCATGTCGGACAAAGACGCAGGGCAACGCGAATGGCGCGTGACGGGCATGGATTGCGGCTCATGCGCCGCGAAGGTGCGTGGCGCGGTCGAAAGGCTGCCGGGCGTCGCGAACGTCGACGTCGCGCTCATGACAGAGCGTCTGCGGCTGACGCTCGATGAAGATCAGACCACGCCCGAAAATGTGGAGAACGCCGTACGCGGCGTCGGCTTTGGCATAGCGCCCAAGCGGGCAAGACCGGAGAGGCCAGCGGGACGTTTCGTCTTGCCGGAGGGCGCGTTTCAAGATGCGGTGGAAACGTCGGACACACGCCAACCGAATGACGCCGATCGTGCCGGGCCCGCGCCAACCTCGATGATCCAAAGCTCCAAGGGACGTCTGGTGATTGGAACTGGCGCGTTGCTTGCGGCGGCTTGGGCATCGCGCGTCGTCGTGCCGGCGGAGATCGCGCATTGGGCGTTCGTCCTGGCGACATTGGCGGGACTTATGCCGGTGGCACAGCGCGCATTCGCCATGGCGCGGGCGCGCATGCCTTTCACCATCGAGATGCTGATGACGATTGC is a genomic window containing:
- a CDS encoding MerR family transcriptional regulator, which gives rise to MLTIGTLGKRTGTKVQTIRYYEQIGLMPEPGRTEGGQRRYGDAELDRLSFIRHARQLGFPLDAIRELLDLSDSPERSCAEVDAVAQRQLKEVEQRLARLKALRTELQRMICECRTDRVADCRILEVLRDHDECLADHDGHAA
- a CDS encoding malonate--CoA ligase; the protein is MANPLYDTLFGAHAGSEAPFLYLPDGNKITYAGFLESSAQIAHVLTGLGLWAGDRVALQVQKSPQALAVFAACVQAGLVLLPLNTAYTTEELTYFIENSGAALVIIDSGKLEALAPVAEGLGARVETLNADGSGSLTDKAAQAPRQFDTVPRGEDDLAAFLYTSGTTGRSKGAMLTQANLLSNARTLVQEWRFTADDVLLHALPIFHTHGLFVATNVTLVAGGSMIFLPGFDLDQILAQMPKATAMMGVPTFYTRLLDDPRFTRGAAVHMRLFISGSAPLLAETHVQFEALTGQRILERYGMTETNMNTSNPYDGERRAGTVGFPLPGVELKITNPETGATLPQGEVGAIEVRGPNVFKGYWQMPEKTAAELREDGFFITGDLGVIDADGYVSIVGRSKDLIISGGYNIYPKEIELVLDEQDGVLESAVIGVPHRDFGETVVGVLVPRNGATLDTDAIMEKIRQPLARFKHPRRLVVVDSLPRNTMGKVQKNLLRDEFKDLFV
- a CDS encoding GntR family transcriptional regulator, with the protein product MEQRSAVNIANSLEKMIFDGTFADGDRLDEVRLAEQFGVSRTPLREALQRLESSGLVTLIPRRGAFVRQPGPLELLEMFEVMAELEAVCARLAARRMSNEALEELREANRRCQAASDAQDTDLYYAENARFHATIYRESGNSFLEQESLKLHKRLRPFRRQQLRFRGRLKQSMSEHEIIVAALAEGDSVAAANALRNHVAVQGERFQSLMASLKAVAS
- a CDS encoding malonyl-CoA decarboxylase domain-containing protein translates to MTLLADFLSTMLDRRSRAAGHGRASSRPVERLMADLLGSAGEMSELALAQDILDHYASLDDAGKLDFLGHLAHDMNIDPEAVRSALEAYEQAPSKRSYRAFMQAAEPPRQELIRRLNRVPGATGALVGMRADLLRLSGDDPELAALDLDFRHLFASWFNRGFLVLRPISWESPAHILEKITAYEAVHAIQSWDDLRRRLRPRDRRCFAFFHPAMPDEPLIFVEVALTKGIPGSVQALLTENRTTLAPETCDTAVFYSISNCQAGLASVSFGNSLIKQVAADLSAELPGLTRFVTLSPIPLLTTWAKAEGIAMPDDPEARRALAAHYLLHAKERGNAPFDPVARFHLGNGALVHAVHADADASPNGQAQSGGVMVNYLYDLAQVAAHHEDFQTKQKITASSEVTSLAKAGAQAVTAER
- a CDS encoding ABC transporter substrate-binding protein, coding for MKLKTLMMGTALSLAFAAPAFADKADDTLRLAFLKELESVDNYFNSAREGILISRAVWDGLLFRDPETGEFKGNLATEWTWIDDVTVEFKLREDVKFHNGEPFNADDVVYTVNYVTDPENGVKVSANVNWMKSAEKIDDYTVRINLVAPFPPAEEYLAGPVVMYPDEYYAEVGPTGMATAPIGTGPYKVDRVEPGQLYELSKYEDYHDSPKGEAQIGKIEVKTIPDMNTQVAELFNGGLDFLWNVPADQAEKLAEMDDRFDVVNAQAIRVGYISMDAAGAVDPDGPMTDPKVRQAIYHAIDRQAIVDALVKGSSEVVNAGCAPIQFGCDLSVTTYDYDPEKAKALLAEAGYPDGFEIDFYAYRDRPYAEALMGFLNEVGIKTNFNYLKYAALREKREKKEVPISFQTWGSYSLADVSAITGEFFTGGPLDDAMDPEVIEWVKTAGATTDRAERKELYSKAHAKIADEAYWVPLWTYNVNYVLTKELEFDPTDDELVRFADFSWK